One genomic window of Vulgatibacter sp. includes the following:
- a CDS encoding HMA2 domain-containing protein, whose amino-acid sequence MVRVIYLVHESPGRLRLRLPYLRHAPDAVDPLADHLAGLQGMEEVQIKPYTGSVLCTFDRHQLRSSDILAAAQERTGIATVLQPGERSLAEEEALAQAALHHGSDLARAAACFFKSMNLEVLRASGGRIDLGTLAAATFATAGAAEVVATGKLPLPPWFNLGWWAFRTFTSMEKNAIDAAPVTPTQDEVHAG is encoded by the coding sequence ATGGTCCGCGTCATCTATCTCGTCCACGAAAGCCCCGGCCGCCTCCGGCTGCGCCTGCCCTACCTGCGCCACGCGCCGGATGCGGTCGACCCGCTCGCCGATCACCTCGCCGGCCTGCAGGGAATGGAGGAGGTCCAGATCAAGCCCTACACCGGCAGCGTCCTCTGCACCTTCGATCGACACCAGCTCCGCAGCAGCGACATCCTCGCCGCCGCCCAGGAGCGCACCGGCATCGCCACCGTGCTGCAACCCGGCGAGCGCAGCCTCGCCGAGGAGGAGGCCCTCGCCCAGGCGGCGCTCCACCACGGCAGCGATCTCGCCAGGGCCGCCGCCTGCTTCTTCAAGTCGATGAATCTCGAGGTCCTGCGCGCCTCCGGCGGCCGCATCGACCTCGGCACCCTCGCCGCAGCGACCTTCGCCACCGCCGGCGCCGCCGAGGTGGTGGCCACCGGCAAGCTCCCCCTGCCGCCCTGGTTCAACCTCGGCTGGTGGGCCTTCCGCACGTTCACCTCGATGGAGAAGAACGCGATCGACGCCGCCCCGGTCACGCCGACGCAGGACGAGGTGCACGCCGGATGA
- the xth gene encoding exodeoxyribonuclease III → MLLSTWNVNSIRARHDRLLAWLEKQKPDVLCLQELKCELPALQAMGLEAQGWHLAANCQKTYNGVAIFSRTPLTDVFVGMQDGEEDPQARLVAATVDGVRVISAYIPNGSAVGSEKYAYKLRWLERLRVWLERHCDPAQPLALCGDFNVAPEARDVHDPAAWENETLFHVDSRERLQALLDWGLVDAFRIHNDAAGLYSWWDYRMLGFPKNLGLRIDHVLVTRSLAERVTGSFIDREERKGKQPSDHAPVCVRIG, encoded by the coding sequence ATGCTGCTCTCCACCTGGAACGTGAACTCGATCCGCGCCCGCCACGATCGGCTGCTGGCGTGGCTCGAGAAGCAGAAGCCCGACGTCCTCTGCCTGCAGGAGCTCAAATGCGAGCTCCCCGCGCTGCAGGCGATGGGGCTCGAAGCGCAGGGCTGGCACCTCGCCGCCAACTGCCAGAAGACCTACAACGGCGTGGCGATCTTCTCGCGCACGCCGCTCACCGACGTCTTCGTCGGCATGCAGGACGGCGAGGAGGATCCGCAGGCCCGGCTCGTCGCCGCCACCGTCGACGGCGTGCGCGTGATCTCCGCCTACATCCCCAACGGCAGCGCAGTGGGCAGCGAGAAATACGCCTACAAGCTGCGCTGGCTGGAGCGACTGCGGGTGTGGCTCGAGCGGCATTGCGATCCGGCCCAGCCGCTGGCGCTCTGCGGCGACTTCAACGTGGCGCCGGAGGCCCGCGACGTGCACGACCCCGCTGCGTGGGAGAACGAGACGCTCTTCCACGTCGACTCGCGGGAGCGGCTGCAGGCGCTCCTGGACTGGGGGCTCGTCGACGCCTTCCGGATCCACAACGACGCTGCCGGGCTCTACTCGTGGTGGGATTACCGAATGCTCGGCTTTCCCAAGAACCTGGGCTTGCGGATCGATCACGTGCTCGTGACCCGATCGCTCGCCGAACGGGTCACGGGCTCGTTCATCGACCGCGAGGAGCGGAAGGGCAAGCAGCCCTCCGACCACGCGCCGGTCTGCGTGCGGATCGGCTGA
- a CDS encoding DEAD/DEAH box helicase: MRFADFSLAEPLQRALAARGYEDPTPVQQAMLDPAHRSGDLLVSSRTGSGKTVAFGLGIADMLLARGVPAAGDPLALVVAPTRELAMQVQRELQWLLAETGARVIACVGGTDVRGEQRRLASGAHVVVGTPGRLNDHLDRGALKLGDLQVLVLDEADEMLDMGFRDELESILGKAPAERRTLLFSATLPKGIEELAARYQKEARRIAATNQAEAHHDIEYQLHLIAPREREHAVVNVLRFHDAPRALVFCATREGVSHLQASLAERGFSAVAISGELAQGERNRALQALRDGAARVLVATDVAARGLDLPEVALVIHADLPMDASVLQHRSGRTGRAGRKGKAVVLSVPHRRATAERLLRTAKVQPKWSPVPDADQIVAQDREVLLREVATLAAEVGDEEREIARALIEAHGAEGLVAALVRSERAKRPAPEELPQTVALQTRQRPAAAAGRMRHDRFADDGARMPGDRFGRRGDRFERGFERAGAAGGGIERNGLERNGFERSGFERNGFERSGERGGDRPPRQQRYDDATGGERPPRRGGGTGVWFRVNVGRDGNADPRWLVPMICRRGKIAKDSIGRIEIRDGETRFEIAPQAAEHFDSWARRPDRKDPNLRFEPVQRGT, from the coding sequence ATGCGATTTGCCGATTTCTCCCTTGCCGAACCCCTGCAGCGTGCCCTCGCGGCGCGGGGCTATGAAGATCCCACCCCCGTACAGCAGGCCATGCTCGACCCGGCGCACCGCTCCGGCGACCTCCTCGTCTCCTCGCGCACCGGCTCGGGAAAGACCGTGGCCTTCGGGCTCGGCATCGCCGACATGCTGCTGGCCCGCGGTGTTCCCGCAGCGGGCGATCCCCTCGCCCTCGTGGTGGCGCCCACCCGTGAGCTGGCGATGCAGGTGCAGCGCGAGCTGCAGTGGCTGCTGGCCGAGACCGGCGCCCGGGTGATCGCCTGCGTGGGCGGCACCGACGTACGCGGCGAGCAGCGCCGCCTCGCCTCCGGCGCCCACGTGGTGGTGGGCACCCCGGGCCGCTTGAACGATCACCTCGACCGCGGGGCCCTCAAGCTGGGCGATCTGCAGGTCCTCGTCCTCGACGAAGCCGACGAGATGCTCGACATGGGCTTCCGGGACGAGCTCGAGTCGATCCTCGGCAAGGCCCCCGCCGAGCGCCGCACCCTTCTCTTCTCCGCCACCCTGCCGAAGGGGATCGAGGAGCTCGCCGCCCGCTACCAGAAGGAGGCGCGCCGGATCGCCGCCACCAACCAGGCGGAGGCCCACCACGACATCGAGTACCAGCTCCACCTGATCGCGCCCCGCGAGCGCGAGCACGCGGTGGTCAACGTGCTCCGCTTCCACGACGCGCCCCGCGCGCTGGTCTTCTGTGCCACGCGCGAGGGTGTCTCCCACCTGCAGGCGAGCCTCGCCGAGCGCGGCTTCTCCGCGGTGGCCATCTCCGGCGAGCTGGCGCAGGGCGAGCGCAACCGCGCGCTGCAGGCGCTGCGCGACGGCGCCGCCCGGGTGCTCGTCGCCACCGACGTGGCGGCCCGCGGCCTCGATCTGCCCGAGGTGGCGCTGGTGATCCACGCCGACCTGCCCATGGACGCCTCGGTGCTCCAGCACCGCAGCGGCCGCACCGGCCGCGCCGGGCGCAAGGGCAAGGCGGTGGTGCTCTCCGTGCCGCACCGGCGTGCCACCGCGGAGCGTCTGCTCCGCACCGCGAAGGTGCAGCCGAAGTGGAGCCCCGTGCCCGACGCCGATCAGATCGTGGCACAGGATCGCGAGGTCCTGCTGCGCGAGGTGGCGACGCTGGCGGCAGAGGTCGGCGACGAGGAGCGCGAGATTGCCCGGGCGCTCATCGAGGCCCACGGGGCCGAGGGGCTGGTGGCGGCGCTGGTGCGCAGCGAGCGGGCGAAGCGGCCCGCTCCCGAGGAGCTGCCGCAGACCGTAGCGCTGCAGACGCGGCAGCGGCCTGCTGCTGCTGCCGGGCGGATGCGGCATGACCGGTTCGCCGACGACGGCGCCCGGATGCCGGGGGATCGTTTCGGTCGGCGGGGCGATCGCTTCGAGCGTGGGTTCGAGCGGGCCGGCGCCGCGGGCGGTGGCATCGAGCGGAACGGTCTCGAGCGGAACGGCTTCGAGCGGAGCGGCTTCGAGCGGAACGGCTTCGAGCGGAGCGGCGAGCGGGGTGGTGATCGGCCGCCGCGGCAGCAGCGCTACGACGACGCTACCGGCGGGGAGCGCCCGCCGCGCCGCGGCGGCGGCACCGGCGTCTGGTTCCGCGTCAACGTGGGCCGCGACGGCAACGCCGATCCCCGCTGGCTGGTGCCGATGATCTGCAGGCGCGGGAAGATCGCCAAGGACTCGATCGGCCGGATCGAGATCCGCGACGGCGAGACCCGCTTCGAGATCGCCCCGCAGGCTGCGGAGCACTTCGACTCCTGGGCGCGCAGGCCCGACCGCAAGGACCCCAACCTGCGCTTCGAGCCGGTGCAGCGCGGCACGTGA